One segment of Atribacteraceae bacterium DNA contains the following:
- a CDS encoding adenine phosphoribosyltransferase, whose protein sequence is MDLAQYIRNIPDFPKPGIQFKDITTLLKDPAAFHVCIDQLANYFRDSAPDLIVGIEARGFIIGAPIAYNLGCGFIPIRKKGKLPFTVYSRSFELEYGLETLEIHSDALEDGQKILIVDDVLATGGTTTAVCEMIEKLGGVIVGIGFVLELDFLKGRDKFASYNVHSLISV, encoded by the coding sequence ATGGATCTTGCACAATACATAAGAAATATTCCCGACTTCCCGAAACCGGGTATCCAGTTCAAAGATATCACCACTTTATTGAAAGACCCCGCCGCTTTCCATGTCTGTATCGATCAACTGGCCAATTACTTTCGGGATAGCGCACCGGATTTAATCGTCGGTATCGAAGCCCGGGGATTTATCATCGGGGCTCCGATAGCTTACAACCTGGGCTGTGGCTTTATCCCGATCCGTAAAAAAGGGAAACTTCCCTTTACAGTCTATTCCCGGTCTTTTGAGCTCGAATATGGACTGGAAACCCTGGAAATCCATTCTGACGCCTTGGAAGACGGCCAGAAAATCCTCATTGTCGATGATGTCCTGGCTACCGGAGGCACAACGACGGCTGTTTGTGAGATGATTGAAAAGCTGGGGGGAGTCATCGTCGGCATCGGATTTGTTCTCGAACTCGATTTTCTCAAAGGACGTGACAAGTTCGCTTCATACAACGTTCATTCATTAATCAGCGTGTAA